The window ATGGTTTCTTGGCATATTTTCAAGCAAATACCAATACTTATACCCATGTCGACGAACTTTTGAAATTTTTCACAGAAGCACTCGAAGTTGATGGAATAGTTGGCCTAAGCATAAGCACTCGCCCAGACTGTATTTCCGAAGATCTCTTGCAACTTTTGTTGGAATTCAAAAAAAAGTGTTTCATCATGATTGAAATAGGGGTAGAATCCTTACGAAACGAAGCTCTCATGTTCGCTAATCGTGGACATGACGTTGCAACCTCTTTGAAAACCATAAAGAAACTTCATTACTATAAAATATTCACAGTTATACACTACATTCTTGGATTACCTCCAGAAAATCCCCAAACCCTACTTGCCGACATACAACTATTAAATCAACTTCCGTTCAACGCTATTAAACTACATCATTTACAAATATTAAAAAACACGTATTTCGAAACCCTCTATAAAAAAAATCCTTTCAGGTTTTATCTCTTTGAACTCACTGAATATATTTCCTTTATCAGTCATTATTTATCTTTCTTACGACCAGATATTTATATCGACAGGTTGGCCAGTGAAGTACCTCCTCGCTACCTTATTGCCCCTCAATGGGGTAATATACGATACGATATGGTTGCCAGGAAAATTGAAGATTATATGAAACAAAACAATTTGTTTCAGGGTAAATTTTACAATCGTTTTCTTACGACAAGTTGCATGTTCTGAACATCCACTACCTCGACTTCTTCATTTTTTTCAATATAATCGAGTAAAGCAACTGCATCGTAAATTTCTTCTTCTATCTTCA is drawn from Bacteroidales bacterium and contains these coding sequences:
- a CDS encoding TIGR01212 family radical SAM protein (This family includes YhcC from E. coli K-12, an uncharacterized radical SAM protein.), which produces MINSFYSKPFRTLSDYFIENYHSRLQKISVFLPFTCPNKDGTKGKGGCYYCNNEGFVPSYCRKNLSINHQLKEGIAFHRKRYRRSNGFLAYFQANTNTYTHVDELLKFFTEALEVDGIVGLSISTRPDCISEDLLQLLLEFKKKCFIMIEIGVESLRNEALMFANRGHDVATSLKTIKKLHYYKIFTVIHYILGLPPENPQTLLADIQLLNQLPFNAIKLHHLQILKNTYFETLYKKNPFRFYLFELTEYISFISHYLSFLRPDIYIDRLASEVPPRYLIAPQWGNIRYDMVARKIEDYMKQNNLFQGKFYNRFLTTSCMF